A genomic window from Phycisphaerae bacterium includes:
- a CDS encoding aldo/keto reductase yields MQYRPLGQSGIEASVVALGTWAIGGWMWGGTEEQDALEAIETALDEGVNLIDTAPAYGLGRAEELVGKAVAGRRDRVIIATKCGLVWHVDQGEYFFDEYDKKVHKYLGPESIRYEIEQSLRRLKTDYIDLYQTHWQDASTPIEETMAALLDLKCEGKIAAIGVSNATVDQIEEYRRLGAVDCDQEQYNMLDRHIEEALLPYCHEHAIAMLAYSPLAKGLLTGKMGPDHEFRGDDHRQSLAMFSRESRGKVAEMLKAIKPIAADRKLTVSQAVLAWTLAQPGLTHVLVGARNHEQARENAEAGGVVLTQSELAQIDKAIATYAAGIPVS; encoded by the coding sequence ATGCAGTACCGGCCGTTGGGACAATCGGGGATCGAGGCGTCGGTGGTGGCCCTCGGCACGTGGGCCATCGGCGGATGGATGTGGGGTGGAACGGAGGAACAGGACGCCCTGGAGGCGATCGAGACCGCATTGGATGAAGGCGTGAACCTGATCGACACGGCTCCGGCCTATGGATTGGGCCGGGCTGAGGAACTGGTCGGCAAGGCGGTGGCGGGCCGGCGCGATCGGGTCATCATCGCGACCAAGTGCGGCCTGGTCTGGCACGTCGATCAGGGCGAGTACTTCTTCGACGAGTACGACAAGAAGGTGCACAAGTACCTGGGGCCCGAGTCGATCCGTTATGAAATCGAGCAGAGCCTGCGGCGGCTGAAGACGGACTACATCGACCTGTACCAGACGCACTGGCAGGACGCGAGTACGCCGATCGAAGAGACGATGGCGGCGCTGCTGGACTTAAAGTGCGAGGGCAAGATCGCGGCGATCGGGGTCAGCAACGCGACGGTGGATCAGATCGAGGAGTACCGCCGGCTCGGCGCGGTCGACTGCGACCAGGAGCAGTACAACATGCTCGACCGGCATATCGAAGAGGCGCTGCTGCCGTACTGTCACGAACATGCGATCGCCATGCTGGCCTACTCGCCGCTGGCCAAGGGCCTTCTGACGGGAAAGATGGGTCCGGATCACGAGTTCAGGGGCGACGACCACCGCCAGTCGCTGGCGATGTTCAGCCGGGAGAGCCGCGGCAAGGTCGCTGAGATGCTCAAGGCGATCAAGCCGATCGCGGCGGATCGGAAGCTGACCGTCTCGCAGGCGGTGCTGGCCTGGACGCTGGCCCAGCCGGGCCTCACGCACGTGCTGGTCGGTGCGCGAAACCACGAACAGGCGCGGGAGAACGCGGAGGCGGGCGGCGTGGTGTTGACCCAGAGCGAACTGGCGCAGATCGACAAGGCGATCGCGACCTACGCAGCGGGCATTCCGGTCAGTTGA
- a CDS encoding DUF2183 domain-containing protein: MVTAVFAWMLLMGVAQTELTTAPAVESEPGVGEIEMTVGPDEELVFFPTYGYRDDDGWTINLHGWVYEMEADSTVRRLLLAALREALDVEDYAPGLRTFNERAALFLVDSERDEVVSIRVGEKVYTLLESGTDGHIRDRVHISDRRAKRLFKRQESPDRWLRYQAAGLPQDAPTVEGHVLLIEPEGISVISDIDDTIRRSNVGDIKKLLIGTFMMPFEPVAGMAELYQRWAEQGAVFHYVSESPWQLHRLLRDFLADHGFPKGTMHLRVVRLSPFDLEDLLADDDEEKAKTSRIERILRDFPKRRFILVGDDTQHDPEIYGRFARQYGDRIAKIYIRQVIEDDAGSSRMKAAFEDVPSGKIEFFTAPDQIKPLEWRSPTGPEGS, encoded by the coding sequence ATGGTCACCGCCGTTTTCGCGTGGATGCTTCTGATGGGTGTCGCGCAGACCGAGTTGACCACCGCGCCGGCGGTCGAATCCGAGCCGGGCGTTGGCGAAATCGAGATGACGGTGGGACCCGATGAGGAACTGGTGTTCTTTCCCACCTACGGCTATCGCGACGACGACGGCTGGACGATCAACCTCCACGGCTGGGTCTACGAGATGGAGGCCGACTCGACGGTTCGCCGGCTGCTGCTCGCCGCCCTGCGCGAGGCGCTCGACGTCGAGGACTACGCACCGGGCCTGCGGACGTTCAACGAGCGGGCGGCCCTGTTCCTGGTCGACAGCGAGCGCGACGAAGTGGTCTCGATCCGTGTGGGCGAGAAGGTCTACACGCTGCTGGAGTCCGGCACCGACGGCCACATCCGCGACCGCGTTCATATCTCGGACAGGCGGGCCAAACGTCTGTTCAAACGGCAGGAGTCGCCAGACCGCTGGCTCCGCTACCAAGCGGCCGGCCTGCCTCAGGATGCACCGACCGTCGAAGGCCACGTGCTGCTGATCGAACCCGAGGGAATCTCGGTGATCTCCGACATCGACGACACCATCCGCCGCAGCAACGTCGGCGACATCAAGAAGCTGCTGATCGGCACCTTCATGATGCCGTTCGAACCGGTTGCCGGCATGGCCGAGCTCTACCAGCGGTGGGCCGAGCAGGGCGCCGTCTTCCACTACGTCTCCGAGAGCCCGTGGCAGCTCCACCGGCTCTTGCGCGACTTCCTAGCCGACCACGGATTCCCCAAAGGCACGATGCACCTGCGGGTCGTGCGACTGAGTCCGTTCGATCTCGAGGACCTGCTCGCCGACGATGATGAAGAGAAGGCCAAAACATCCCGCATCGAGCGAATTCTGCGGGACTTTCCGAAACGGCGCTTCATCCTCGTGGGCGACGACACGCAGCACGATCCCGAGATCTACGGTCGGTTCGCCCGCCAATACGGCGACCGGATCGCCAAAATCTACATCCGCCAGGTCATCGAGGACGATGCCGGGTCATCCCGCATGAAGGCCGCGTTCGAGGACGTGCCGTCCGGCAAGATCGAGTTCTTCACGGCGCCGGACCAGATCAAACCTCTGGAGTGGCGTTCGCCCACTGGGCCAGAAGGGTCCTGA
- a CDS encoding glycosyltransferase, giving the protein MAIVYVLIGYLAFNTMIWLVRHLAITKAKRQAMALSSAYPLDRQASTPKVSMLVAARNESANIERCLRSLLAQNYPNLEIIAINDRSDDDTGQIIDRVAAESQGRLTAVHVQEVLAGWLGKPNAMRTGMKHATGELLCFTDADCNFICPDTIGIAVQYAREHNVDLFSVLPVLETSSFWEHVLQPVCSAVMMVWFRPERVNNPRDPRAYANGAFMLFTRECYDAIGGHESARGNVNEDMVFARLVKAKGLRLNVVQNADLYRTRMYENFRATYRGWSRIFYGCFAKLGLVIAAAAMVLLMSILPYLIFVGAAAAAAVQGSEFSTLGWWVLGLSAAAIVAQMSVLTRFYRLTGLAWTRALSYPIGAVVVVFMLISAARKFFGSSIDWRGRQIATGRSAA; this is encoded by the coding sequence ATGGCGATCGTATACGTTCTGATCGGTTATCTGGCCTTCAATACGATGATCTGGCTGGTTCGGCATCTGGCCATCACCAAGGCCAAGCGCCAGGCGATGGCCCTCTCCAGCGCCTATCCCCTGGATCGGCAGGCCTCGACGCCCAAGGTCTCCATGCTCGTGGCGGCCCGAAACGAATCGGCCAACATCGAGCGCTGCCTCCGCTCGCTGCTGGCCCAGAACTACCCGAACCTGGAGATCATCGCGATCAACGACCGCAGCGACGACGACACCGGGCAGATCATCGATCGGGTCGCCGCCGAGTCGCAGGGCCGCCTCACGGCGGTCCACGTCCAGGAGGTTTTAGCCGGCTGGCTCGGTAAACCCAACGCCATGCGCACCGGCATGAAACACGCCACCGGCGAACTGCTGTGCTTCACCGACGCCGACTGCAACTTCATCTGCCCCGACACCATCGGCATTGCCGTCCAGTACGCCCGCGAGCACAACGTCGATCTGTTCTCCGTCCTGCCCGTGCTCGAGACCTCCAGCTTCTGGGAGCACGTGCTTCAGCCGGTCTGCAGCGCGGTCATGATGGTCTGGTTCCGGCCCGAGCGGGTCAATAACCCGCGAGACCCGCGTGCCTACGCCAACGGGGCGTTCATGCTCTTTACTCGCGAATGCTACGATGCGATCGGCGGCCACGAATCGGCCCGCGGCAACGTCAACGAGGATATGGTCTTCGCCCGCCTGGTCAAGGCCAAGGGCCTGCGGCTCAACGTCGTCCAGAACGCCGACCTGTACCGGACGCGGATGTACGAGAATTTCCGCGCCACCTATCGCGGATGGAGCCGCATCTTCTACGGCTGCTTCGCCAAACTCGGACTGGTCATCGCCGCCGCCGCGATGGTCCTCTTGATGAGCATACTGCCCTACCTGATCTTCGTCGGCGCAGCGGCCGCCGCCGCCGTGCAAGGGTCGGAGTTCTCCACGCTCGGCTGGTGGGTGCTCGGGCTGTCCGCCGCCGCGATCGTGGCCCAGATGTCGGTTCTCACGCGATTCTATCGTCTGACCGGGCTCGCCTGGACGCGCGCCCTCTCCTACCCGATTGGCGCGGTCGTGGTCGTCTTCATGCTCATCAGCGCCGCCCGCAAATTCTTCGGCAGCAGCATCGACTGGCGCGGCCGCCAAATCGCCACCGGCCGCTCCGCCGCGTAA
- a CDS encoding glycosyltransferase, whose product MFENVLILSASAGAGHIRAAEALEKAFIRRGAARRVRHVDTLEYTTKVFRDIYSKAYIDLVNRSPELLGWLYDYLDKPWKDEPALRAMNKLNTRPFVKMIEEYRPDIAVCTHFLPAEIITYLKDRQRLHCPLALVVTDFDIHAMWLCRGCQRYFVALEETKVHLERLGIDPGTVTVSGIPVDPVFAETVDKETTREELGLDRGRTTILLSAGGFGVGPMENLISSLGELRHEAQVVAICGRNDELRARLEQRARDAGNGPVQLKPIGYTREMDRYMAASDLLVGKPGGLTTSEALARGLVMVIVNPIPGQEERNADHLLEQGCAIRCNNLPVLGWKIDRLLDDGARLAAMRENVRRLAKPDAAGTVVRTLLAQWANATPEV is encoded by the coding sequence ATGTTCGAGAACGTGCTTATTCTCTCCGCGTCGGCGGGAGCGGGCCACATCCGGGCGGCGGAGGCGCTGGAGAAGGCGTTCATCAGGCGGGGCGCGGCGCGTCGGGTGCGTCACGTGGACACGCTGGAGTATACGACCAAGGTGTTCCGGGACATATACTCCAAAGCGTACATCGACCTGGTCAACCGTTCACCCGAGCTGCTGGGATGGCTGTACGATTATCTGGACAAGCCGTGGAAGGACGAACCGGCGCTGCGGGCGATGAACAAGCTCAACACGCGGCCGTTCGTGAAGATGATCGAGGAGTACAGGCCGGACATAGCGGTGTGCACCCACTTTCTGCCCGCCGAGATCATCACGTACCTCAAGGATCGCCAGCGTCTGCACTGCCCGCTGGCGTTGGTGGTGACGGACTTCGATATTCACGCGATGTGGCTGTGCCGCGGTTGTCAGCGGTATTTTGTCGCCCTGGAGGAAACGAAGGTTCACCTGGAGCGCCTCGGGATCGACCCCGGAACGGTGACGGTGTCGGGAATCCCCGTTGATCCGGTTTTCGCCGAGACCGTGGACAAGGAGACGACGCGGGAGGAGTTGGGCCTGGACCGCGGGCGGACGACGATCCTGCTGTCAGCCGGAGGCTTTGGGGTTGGGCCGATGGAGAATCTGATCAGTTCGCTTGGGGAACTGCGGCACGAGGCGCAGGTGGTGGCGATCTGCGGGCGCAACGATGAGCTGCGGGCGCGGCTGGAGCAGCGGGCGCGTGACGCGGGCAATGGACCGGTGCAACTCAAGCCCATCGGCTACACCCGCGAGATGGACCGGTACATGGCGGCATCGGATCTGCTGGTGGGCAAACCGGGAGGTCTGACGACCTCGGAGGCGCTCGCCCGGGGTCTGGTGATGGTGATCGTCAATCCGATCCCCGGCCAGGAGGAGCGGAACGCCGATCACCTGCTGGAGCAGGGCTGCGCGATCCGGTGCAACAACCTGCCGGTGCTGGGCTGGAAGATCGATCGTCTGCTGGATGATGGGGCGAGGCTGGCGGCGATGCGTGAGAACGTGCGCCGGCTGGCAAAGCCTGACGCCGCGGGCACGGTGGTCAGGACCCTTCTGGCCCAGTGGGCGAACGCCACTCCAGAGGTTTGA